In Thermodesulforhabdaceae bacterium, the following proteins share a genomic window:
- a CDS encoding MotA/TolQ/ExbB proton channel family protein translates to MNVTNFLVTCAVVGGDWILLLLLILSCISIAFIIERYILFSKWERETQKLWQAFNRCLCDRKIEDIQRTSSNIQTPLVNLITVAFQALPFGFKKIEGALEAEKVLLKLALDKRLSFLGTLGSNAPFIGLFGTVMGIVHAFRVLGTTGHGGAQIMAAIAEALVATALGLFVAIPCTLAYNYFKKKESNLLAYADAMSYLILKEVQQ, encoded by the coding sequence ATGAATGTTACCAATTTCCTTGTTACCTGTGCAGTTGTCGGAGGAGACTGGATTCTTTTGCTACTTTTGATTTTAAGCTGTATTTCTATAGCTTTCATTATTGAGCGATATATTCTTTTTTCTAAATGGGAACGAGAAACACAGAAACTTTGGCAGGCTTTCAATCGTTGTCTTTGTGACCGTAAAATTGAAGATATTCAGCGAACCTCTTCTAATATTCAAACCCCTCTCGTTAATCTTATAACCGTTGCTTTTCAGGCTTTGCCCTTTGGTTTCAAAAAAATTGAAGGCGCTCTGGAAGCTGAAAAAGTTCTCCTTAAACTTGCCCTTGACAAACGTTTGTCTTTCCTTGGAACTCTTGGCTCGAACGCTCCCTTTATTGGCCTTTTTGGAACTGTTATGGGCATTGTTCATGCCTTCAGAGTTCTCGGCACCACGGGTCACGGGGGTGCCCAAATTATGGCAGCTATCGCAGAAGCTCTCGTCGCTACCGCTCTTGGCCTGTTCGTAGCTATCCCTTGCACTCTCGCTTATAACTACTTCAAAAAAAAGGAAAGCAACCTTTTAGCTTATGCCGACGCCATGAGTTATCTAATCCTTAAAGAGGTGCAACAATGA